The Candidatus Binatia bacterium genome includes a region encoding these proteins:
- the thrC gene encoding threonine synthase has product MSAWPGVIRYYRDLLPVEKEECIVTLNEGNTPLVRCGNLERAINADIELYLKLEGLNPTCSFKDRGMTVAITKAVEEGSRAVICASTGNTSASAAAYAARAGLKAYVLIPQGNISLGKLSQAMIHGAKVIEIAGNFDAALKMVRQAARDYPVTLVNSLNPYRIEGQKTAAYEICDSLGAAPQYHFLPVGNAGNITAYWKGYREYKDMGRIAALPKMMGFQAAGAAPIVLGRVIEMPETIASAIKIGNPASWQSAIAARDESGGAIESATDDEILATYKLLAATEGVLAEPASAISIAGVIQKQKDGIFRKGDVVVCTLTGHGLKDPDTAIRQSDQPIRIAADLKLLKEIFEREAKS; this is encoded by the coding sequence ATCTCCGCCTGGCCCGGCGTGATCCGCTACTACCGCGACCTGCTGCCGGTCGAGAAGGAAGAATGCATCGTCACCTTGAACGAGGGCAACACGCCGCTCGTCCGCTGCGGCAACCTCGAGCGCGCCATCAACGCCGATATCGAGCTTTACTTGAAGCTCGAAGGGCTGAACCCGACCTGCTCGTTCAAAGATCGCGGCATGACCGTCGCCATCACCAAGGCGGTCGAAGAAGGCAGCCGCGCCGTGATTTGCGCGTCTACCGGAAACACCTCGGCGTCCGCCGCGGCGTACGCGGCGCGCGCCGGGCTCAAAGCTTACGTGCTCATTCCCCAGGGCAACATCTCGCTGGGAAAATTGAGCCAGGCGATGATCCACGGCGCGAAGGTGATCGAGATCGCCGGCAACTTCGACGCCGCGCTCAAGATGGTGCGGCAGGCGGCGCGCGATTACCCGGTGACGCTCGTCAACTCGCTCAATCCCTACCGCATCGAAGGACAGAAGACCGCCGCGTACGAGATTTGCGATTCTCTCGGCGCGGCGCCGCAATATCATTTTCTTCCGGTCGGCAACGCCGGCAACATCACCGCCTACTGGAAGGGCTACCGTGAATATAAGGATATGGGCCGGATTGCGGCGCTGCCCAAGATGATGGGCTTTCAGGCGGCCGGCGCCGCGCCGATCGTTTTGGGAAGGGTGATCGAGATGCCGGAGACGATCGCGTCGGCGATCAAGATCGGCAACCCGGCGAGCTGGCAGAGCGCGATCGCGGCGCGGGACGAATCCGGCGGCGCGATCGAAAGCGCCACGGACGACGAGATTCTCGCGACGTACAAGCTCCTCGCCGCCACAGAAGGAGTTCTCGCCGAGCCCGCCTCGGCCATATCCATCGCGGGAGTCATCCAGAAGCAAAAGGACGGAATCTTTCGCAAAGGGGACGTGGTCGTCTGCACGCTGACCGGCCACGGCCTCAAAGATCCGGACACGGCGATCCGCCAGTCCGACCAGCCGATCCGGATCGCCGCCGACTTGAAACTCTTGAAAGAAATCTTCGAGCGCGAAGCCAAGTCATGA
- a CDS encoding cofactor-independent phosphoglycerate mutase — MKYIILQGDGMADYPLESLGGKTPLEVAATPNMDWLASHGVFGLAHTIPEGFPPGSDVGNMSILGYDPARYHTGRAPLEAASVGVTLAPADIAFRCNLVTLDKIENGAVMRDFTAGHITSAEAAEIVRDLNEELSGDGVEFHPGVSYRNLMVWRGGKEKMQTTPPHDITDREIGAYLPAGDGAERLLDLQRRSQELLAAHPVNRRRAQKGARPATSIWLWGQGRAPALPTLKERFGIDGAVISAVDIINGLGVYAGLERIKVPGATGFFDTNYKGKGEYGVAALERKDLIFIHVEAPDEAGHMGDADKKVRAIEDFDEKVVGTVLRGMEKRNDWRLLLLPDHPTATVLKTHVGDPVPFVFFDASLHAGRNQFGFNESDAKKSGVVVQRAHSLMDALIGGTKPWIETSH; from the coding sequence ATGAAGTACATCATTCTACAGGGCGACGGCATGGCCGATTATCCGTTGGAAAGTCTCGGCGGCAAGACTCCGCTCGAAGTCGCCGCGACGCCCAACATGGACTGGCTCGCCTCCCACGGGGTCTTCGGCCTCGCGCACACCATCCCGGAAGGGTTTCCGCCCGGCAGCGACGTCGGCAACATGAGCATCCTGGGCTACGATCCGGCGCGCTATCATACCGGCCGCGCGCCGCTCGAAGCCGCCAGCGTCGGCGTGACGCTGGCGCCGGCCGATATCGCCTTTCGCTGCAATCTGGTCACGCTCGACAAAATAGAAAACGGCGCCGTCATGCGGGATTTTACAGCCGGACACATCACGAGTGCAGAGGCGGCGGAGATCGTTCGGGACTTGAACGAAGAATTGTCCGGAGACGGCGTCGAGTTCCATCCCGGCGTGAGCTATCGGAATCTCATGGTCTGGCGCGGCGGCAAAGAGAAAATGCAGACCACGCCGCCGCACGACATCACCGACCGGGAGATCGGCGCGTATCTGCCCGCGGGAGACGGCGCGGAGCGGTTGCTGGATTTACAGCGCCGCTCGCAAGAGCTTCTCGCCGCGCATCCCGTTAACCGGCGGCGCGCGCAAAAAGGCGCGCGGCCCGCGACTTCGATCTGGCTTTGGGGACAGGGGCGGGCCCCGGCGCTGCCGACCTTGAAAGAGAGATTCGGCATCGATGGCGCGGTGATCTCCGCCGTCGATATCATCAACGGCCTCGGCGTCTACGCCGGACTGGAGCGGATCAAGGTTCCCGGCGCCACGGGATTCTTCGACACCAATTATAAAGGAAAAGGCGAATACGGCGTGGCGGCGCTGGAGCGGAAGGATCTGATCTTCATTCACGTCGAAGCGCCCGACGAAGCCGGCCACATGGGCGACGCGGACAAGAAGGTCAGAGCGATCGAGGATTTCGACGAAAAGGTCGTGGGGACCGTGCTCCGCGGGATGGAGAAACGGAACGACTGGCGGCTTTTGTTGCTGCCCGACCATCCGACGGCGACGGTATTGAAGACCCACGTCGGCGATCCGGTGCCGTTCGTGTTTTTCGACGCGAGCCTCCACGCCGGGCGAAATCAATTCGGCTTCAACGAAAGCGACGCGAAGAAGAGCGGCGTCGTGGTGCAAAGGGCCCACTCATTGATGGACGCTCTTATAGGAGGGACCAAGCCGTGGATCGAAACCTCGCATTAG
- the glpX gene encoding class II fructose-bisphosphatase codes for MDRNLALEVVRVTEAAALSSARLMGKGDEKAADQAAVDAMRQAFNGVAINGTVVIGEGERDEAPMLYIGERVGSGEGPKVDIALDPLEGTTICANGGPNALSVIAIAESGNFLHCPDTYMDKIAVGPVGKGVVDLDKSPTENLKALAKAKGARVEDITVIILYRPRHEALIKEVREAGARIRLISDGDVSAAIATTKPETGIDLLLGIGGAPEGVLAAAALRCVGGEMQGRLKPRNPQEIERARAMGIKDIGKKFSIDELANGEVMFAATGVTDGDYLDGVHFFPGGATTHSVVMRSSTRTMRFIHTTHHFAFKPKY; via the coding sequence GTGGATCGAAACCTCGCATTAGAAGTGGTTCGGGTGACCGAGGCCGCCGCCTTGTCGAGCGCGCGGCTGATGGGAAAAGGCGATGAAAAGGCCGCCGATCAGGCGGCGGTGGACGCGATGCGCCAGGCGTTCAACGGCGTCGCCATCAATGGGACGGTCGTGATCGGCGAAGGCGAAAGAGACGAAGCGCCGATGCTCTATATCGGAGAGCGGGTCGGCAGCGGCGAGGGCCCGAAGGTGGATATCGCGCTCGATCCGCTCGAAGGGACCACGATCTGCGCCAACGGCGGCCCGAACGCCTTGTCGGTCATCGCGATCGCCGAGAGCGGAAATTTTCTCCACTGCCCCGACACCTACATGGACAAAATCGCCGTCGGTCCCGTGGGCAAGGGGGTCGTCGATCTTGACAAAAGCCCGACCGAGAATTTGAAGGCCCTGGCCAAGGCCAAGGGCGCGCGCGTCGAGGACATCACCGTGATTATCCTCTACCGGCCGCGGCACGAAGCGCTGATCAAAGAGGTGCGGGAGGCGGGCGCGCGCATCCGGCTGATCAGCGACGGCGACGTTTCGGCGGCGATCGCCACGACCAAGCCGGAGACCGGAATCGATCTTTTGCTGGGCATCGGCGGCGCCCCCGAGGGAGTCCTGGCGGCGGCGGCGCTGCGCTGCGTCGGCGGCGAAATGCAGGGGCGGCTGAAGCCGAGAAACCCCCAGGAGATCGAACGCGCGCGGGCGATGGGGATCAAAGACATCGGGAAGAAATTCTCGATCGACGAGCTGGCGAACGGAGAAGTGATGTTCGCGGCCACTGGCGTGACCGACGGCGACTATCTCGACGGCGTCCACTTTTTTCCCGGCGGCGCGACGACCCACTCCGTGGTCATGCGCTCCAGCACGCGCACGATGCGGTTCATTCATACGACGCATCATTTCGCCTTCAAGCCCAAGTACTAA
- a CDS encoding MDR family MFS transporter: protein MLVIFLFAIDGTVVSAAMPTIVGKLGGLELYSWVFSAYMLTSALSTPLFGNLSDLYGRRRLMLIGIGLFTLGSALCGMAQTIEQLVVFRAVQGLGGGAIYALSFIIIGFLFPPEKRAQMQALISGLWGIASILGPLAGGVLTLYWSWRWIFFINPPLCLIAAVLIGLGVSEAQAEGRRRPDLKGAATLLIGLFFLFYALEQGQRNAFDFDGILSGLLVAAGAALYWFYRIERRASEPILPPALFRLRLFGICLALSWLASMGMFGVITYLPLYVQGALEGDAAHAGLSLVLASLGWTAGSFIAAPGMNRLGYRAVSAAGMLLMVFGYGWFIAAADRLGFFSVLAVGSLIGVGMGMVSITTMVAAQNTTPREQLGAATSTVMLSRMLGGAFGIALMGSVLVGRMERRLIAVSFGAFDDVGGGLLKKLANPQNLLDPATRDLIPESFRAFLVEILAGSVRHAFLAGFFVMLVGLVVSFFMSPSTPADANGERKDRATL, encoded by the coding sequence ATGCTGGTTATTTTTTTGTTCGCGATCGACGGCACCGTCGTCAGCGCCGCCATGCCGACGATCGTCGGCAAGCTGGGCGGATTGGAGCTCTACAGTTGGGTTTTTTCCGCTTACATGCTCACCTCGGCGCTTTCGACGCCCCTCTTCGGCAATCTTTCCGATCTCTACGGCCGCCGCCGCTTGATGTTGATCGGTATCGGCCTGTTCACGCTCGGCTCGGCTTTGTGCGGCATGGCTCAGACGATCGAACAGCTCGTCGTCTTCCGCGCCGTCCAGGGCTTGGGCGGCGGAGCGATCTACGCGCTGTCGTTTATTATCATCGGATTTTTATTCCCGCCGGAAAAACGGGCGCAGATGCAGGCGCTGATCAGCGGACTCTGGGGCATCGCTTCTATTTTAGGACCTCTGGCCGGCGGCGTCCTCACGCTGTACTGGAGCTGGCGTTGGATTTTTTTCATCAATCCGCCGCTTTGCCTGATCGCCGCGGTGTTGATCGGCCTCGGCGTGAGCGAAGCCCAGGCCGAGGGCCGGCGCCGGCCGGATTTGAAAGGAGCGGCGACGCTTCTGATCGGATTGTTTTTCCTGTTTTACGCGCTGGAACAAGGCCAGAGAAACGCCTTCGACTTCGACGGAATCCTATCGGGGTTGCTGGTCGCGGCCGGCGCCGCGCTTTACTGGTTCTACAGAATCGAGCGGCGGGCCTCGGAGCCGATCCTGCCGCCCGCGCTGTTCCGTCTGCGGCTATTCGGCATCTGTCTGGCGCTCTCGTGGCTCGCCTCGATGGGAATGTTCGGCGTCATCACCTACCTTCCTCTCTACGTTCAGGGCGCCCTGGAAGGCGACGCCGCGCATGCCGGCCTCTCTTTGGTTCTCGCGAGTCTCGGTTGGACGGCCGGAAGCTTCATTGCCGCGCCGGGAATGAATCGTCTCGGCTACCGGGCAGTCTCCGCGGCCGGGATGCTGCTCATGGTCTTCGGCTATGGCTGGTTCATCGCCGCCGCCGATCGACTGGGATTTTTCTCGGTGCTGGCGGTCGGCTCCTTGATCGGCGTCGGCATGGGAATGGTTTCGATCACCACCATGGTCGCGGCGCAGAATACCACGCCCCGAGAACAACTCGGGGCTGCCACGTCGACGGTGATGCTTTCGCGCATGCTCGGCGGGGCTTTCGGAATCGCATTGATGGGCAGCGTCCTGGTCGGTCGCATGGAACGGCGGTTGATCGCAGTTTCCTTCGGCGCTTTCGATGATGTTGGAGGCGGTTTGCTCAAAAAACTCGCCAATCCGCAAAACCTGCTGGATCCCGCGACGCGGGATTTGATTCCGGAATCTTTCCGGGCTTTCCTCGTCGAGATTTTAGCCGGCTCCGTCCGGCATGCCTTTTTGGCCGGATTCTTTGTCATGCTGGTCGGCCTCGTCGTGAGTTTTTTTATGTCGCCGTCGACGCCGGCCGACGCCAACGGGGAGAGGAAAGATCGTGCCACACTGTAG